A window of Zingiber officinale cultivar Zhangliang chromosome 5A, Zo_v1.1, whole genome shotgun sequence contains these coding sequences:
- the LOC121980581 gene encoding BTB/POZ domain-containing protein At1g67900-like, with product MRFMKLGARPDTFFTAEAIRSVSSEVSTDLQIQVQKNLYHLHQFPLLSKCLRLQKLYSELKDAADPVVIHLPDFPSGAEAFELCAKFCYGITITLSPLNLVPVWCAAHYLCMSDAADRSNLLGKLDVFFNSILRRWKDTLVTLQSTRRHASLCEEVGITSRCVDSIASTIIANSTLPSTSRNLWADDLSELGVDHYWRIMVAVKSASIVSGKLVGEALQVYAGRWLPMMAQSDDHETTIRPTLLMEKIVSLLPSDKGSISCGFLLQLLKAANFLHASASVKTELARRIGLQLEEASVDDLLIPPASDSGNTLYDVDLVMIMLEEFLLQWQSPATSPLREKLWCERRRSRSTENVEFELQENSRRSSSASHSSKLRVAKLIDGYLQEIARDKNLTMEKLIAAAEAVPEFARINHDDLYGVIDIYLRSHPELDKNSRKQLCRILDCKKLSVEACMHAAQNELLPLRVVVQVLFFEQSRAAMSGCQVTELPSNIQALLAKTGTRDEDRELLKLHHIGTAIPLEDGWNVSRLKCPAAKLQTLKMKLAEDDNDIDDDLIPREALLRTTSLRLKAFCSLPKKPKKIISKLLAMNRSSNEKHRLIS from the exons ATGAGGTTCATGAAGCTTGGAGCCAGACCTGATACTTTTTTCACCGCAGAAGCTATCAG GTCTGTTTCTTCAGAGGTCTCCACTGACCTCCAAATCCAGGTGCAGAAAAACTTGTATCACCTGCACCAG TTCCCCCTGCTGTCAAAATGCCTTCGCCTGCAAAAGCTCTACTCCGAGCTCAAGGACGCGGCCGATCCGGTCGTCATACACCTCCCGGACTTCCCCAGTGGCGCCGAGGCCTTCGAGCTCTGCGCCAAGTTCTGCTACGGCATCACCATCACCCTCAGCCCCCTTAACCTTGTGCCTGTCTGGTGCGCTGCGCACTACCTCTGCATGAGCGACGCAGCCGACCGCAGCAACCTACTCGGCAAACTCGACGTCTTCTTCAACTCCATTCTCCGGCGGTGGAAGGACACGTTGGTCACGCTGCAGAGCACGCGGAGGCACGCATCCTTGTGCGAGGAGGTCGGCATCACCAGTCGCTGCGTCGACTCCATCGCCTCCACCATCATTGCCAATTCTACTCTCCCCAGCACGTCGAGGAACCTGTGGGCAGACGACCTCAGCGAACTCGGCGTCGACCACTACTGGCGGATCATGGTGGCCGTGAAATCTGCCAGTATCGTCTCCGGCAAGCTTGTCGGCGAGGCATTGCAGGTCTATGCCGGCAGGTGGCTGCCAATGATGGCACAGAGCGACGACCATGAGACCACCATAAGGCCTACGCTGCTGATGGAGAAGATAGTGAGCTTGCTGCCTTCGGACAAAGGCTCTATTTCGTGCGGTTTCCTTCTCCAGCTTCTCAAAGCCGCCAACTTTCTCCATGCTTCTGCTTCAGTGAAGACGGAATTGGCCAGACGAATTGGATTACAATTGGAGGAAGCATCAGTTGACGATCTCTTGATTCCACCTGCATCAGATTCCGGCAACACATTATATGACGTGGATCTGGTGATGATCATGTTGGAGGAGTTTCTGCTTCAGTGGCAGAGCCCTGCAACTAGTCCACTGAGGGAGAAGCTTTGGTGCGAGAGGAGGAGGTCTCGGTCAACTGAGAACGTGGAGTTCGAGCTGCAGGAGAACAGCCGGCGGTCATCGTCGGCTTCCCATAGCTCCAAGCTGCGAGTGGCCAAGCTCATTGATGGCTATCTCCAAGAAATTGCCAGGGACAAGAACTTAACCATGGAGAAGCTAATTGCTGCTGCTGAAGCTGTCCCAGAATTTGCCAGGATCAACCATGATGATCTTTACGGAGTCATCGACATCTATCTCAGG TCACACCCAGAGCTTGACAAGAATTCAAGGAAGCAATTGTGTAGAATATTGGATTGCAAGAAGCTGTCAGTGGAGGCCTGCATGCATGCAGCACAGAATGAGCTACTTCCTCTCAGGGTAGTCGTGCAGGTACTGTTCTTCGAGCAATCGAGAGCTGCCATGTCAGGCTGCCAGGTGACTGAGTTACCCAGCAACATCCAAGCACTGCTGGCCAAGACCGGCACAAGAGATGAAGACAGGGAGTTACTGAAGCTTCACCACATTGGCACTGCTATTcccttggaagatggttggaatgTCTCAAGATTGAAATGCCCTGCCGCCAAGCTCCAAACCCTCAAGATGAAGCTTGCTGAGGACGATAATGACATCGATGACGACCTAATTCCCCGCGAAGCTCTCTTGAGAACCACTTCTTTGCGGCTCAAGGCCTTTTGCTCACTTCCTAAGAAGCCCAAGAAAATCATCAGCAAATTGTTGGCTATGAACAGAAGTTCAAATGAGAAGCATCGATTAATCTCGTAA